From Candidatus Margulisiibacteriota bacterium, the proteins below share one genomic window:
- the gltA gene encoding NADPH-dependent glutamate synthase produces the protein MAEKKKRQHMQERSAAERTRDFNEVPLGFTPEEAIEEAKRCIQCQNPPCVKGCPVEVKIPEFIKLLAEGKFAEAAQKIKETNGLPAVCGRVCPQEEQCELKCVLGVKGEPVAIGTLERFVADWEREHGTQNTEHRTQEPRRSAAGSVKVAVIGSGPAGLTCAGDLARLGYQVTIFESLHVTGGVLTYGIPEFRLPKKIVELEVEYVKSLGVEVKTDMLVGNVYTIEELLLEYKAVFVGSGAGLPKFMGIPGENLEGVYSANEYLFRVNMMKGWQFPEQLTPVKIGKRVAVVGGGNVAMDSARVSLRLGAEEVCILYRRTEEEMPARIEEIKRAVEEGIVFKILTLPVAYHANQEGWVAEAECLQMELGAPDASGRRRPVEVPNSQFRLPVDTVVVAIGNAPNPLIPLRTPALRTEKWGGVIVTPEGLTSLPGVYAGGDIVRGAATVISAMGDGKVAAKAIHKLLSPGSE, from the coding sequence ATGGCTGAGAAAAAGAAAAGACAACACATGCAAGAGCGCTCGGCGGCGGAGCGGACCCGCGACTTTAATGAAGTCCCGCTTGGGTTTACGCCGGAAGAGGCGATCGAGGAAGCGAAACGCTGTATCCAATGCCAGAACCCGCCCTGTGTCAAAGGGTGCCCGGTTGAAGTTAAAATTCCCGAGTTCATCAAGCTCTTAGCCGAAGGGAAATTCGCTGAAGCGGCCCAAAAGATCAAAGAGACGAACGGCCTCCCCGCCGTCTGTGGCCGCGTCTGCCCGCAGGAAGAGCAGTGCGAGTTGAAATGTGTCCTGGGGGTCAAAGGGGAACCGGTCGCGATCGGAACGCTGGAACGATTTGTGGCGGATTGGGAGAGGGAACACGGAACACAGAACACGGAACACAGAACACAGGAACCGCGGCGTTCAGCCGCAGGTTCCGTTAAGGTGGCAGTGATCGGTTCCGGCCCGGCCGGGTTGACCTGTGCCGGTGATCTCGCCCGGCTTGGTTATCAGGTCACCATCTTCGAGTCGCTCCACGTGACTGGCGGGGTTTTAACTTACGGCATTCCCGAGTTTCGCCTGCCGAAAAAGATCGTTGAGCTGGAGGTCGAATATGTCAAAAGCCTCGGCGTTGAGGTCAAAACCGATATGCTCGTCGGCAATGTTTATACGATCGAAGAATTACTATTAGAATATAAGGCCGTGTTTGTCGGCTCCGGCGCCGGGCTCCCTAAATTCATGGGGATACCGGGCGAAAATCTGGAAGGCGTTTACTCGGCCAACGAATACCTCTTCCGGGTCAACATGATGAAAGGCTGGCAGTTTCCCGAACAACTGACCCCGGTTAAAATAGGTAAACGGGTCGCGGTGGTCGGCGGCGGCAATGTCGCCATGGACTCGGCGCGAGTTTCCTTGCGCTTGGGGGCGGAAGAAGTCTGCATACTTTACCGCCGGACCGAGGAAGAGATGCCGGCGCGGATCGAAGAGATCAAGCGGGCTGTTGAAGAGGGGATCGTTTTCAAGATCCTGACCCTCCCGGTCGCCTATCATGCTAATCAAGAGGGCTGGGTGGCGGAAGCCGAGTGTTTACAAATGGAGCTGGGGGCACCTGATGCTTCCGGCCGGCGCCGACCAGTTGAAGTTCCTAATTCCCAATTCCGACTTCCGGTTGACACCGTTGTCGTCGCGATCGGCAATGCGCCGAATCCATTAATTCCGCTTCGCACCCCGGCGCTCCGCACCGAAAAATGGGGCGGGGTGATCGTGACCCCGGAAGGATTAACTTCGCTCCCCGGGGTTTATGCCGGCGGCGACATCGTTCGCGGCGCCGCGACCGTCATTTCCGCCATGGGTGACGGCAAAGTGGCGGCCAAGGCGATCCATAAATTATTATCCCCTGGATCGGAATGA
- a CDS encoding MATE family efflux transporter, with protein sequence MIRNLLHKFTRERDLTSGSLSKAVWVLAVPMMIGNLLQTAFNLVDMAWVGRLGPDALAAVSMSGSILMVLMFVMIGVGVGTTALVARAIGAKEKAQADHFAMQSLVLGLIGSVFFGLIGYFISPFLLTLLGADPTVASLGTGYLQIMFIGVIVMFFMFLIAAILQGAGDAITPMVVLAISVLLNIVLDPLMIFGIGFPKMGVNGAAWATVIAEGIGSLIALEVLLHGRSRVQVKLADLRIDWPVMWRILKIGLPASVQMSLRGLMGIALIAIVAKFGMAAVAAYGVGLRLNMLAMMPGFALANAAGTLVGQNLGAKKPERAVTSSWLAVGYYLVISILLGVLFLVFPERLMMVFNEQLQVISIGAELLRYTAAGLPFVVVGLVLGRSLNGAGDSLPPAVFTLIALWFIQVPLAFYLSGTMGLTGIWVAILIAQIVLALLTFAWFQAGFWKADTKGRTVTAVKLEL encoded by the coding sequence ATGATCAGAAATCTACTGCACAAGTTTACCCGCGAGCGCGACCTGACGAGCGGCTCGCTCTCCAAAGCGGTCTGGGTCCTGGCCGTACCGATGATGATCGGCAACCTGCTGCAAACCGCTTTTAACCTGGTCGACATGGCGTGGGTAGGCCGGCTCGGCCCAGATGCCCTGGCGGCGGTTTCCATGAGTGGTTCGATCCTCATGGTCCTGATGTTCGTCATGATCGGGGTCGGGGTCGGCACGACAGCGCTGGTCGCGCGGGCGATCGGCGCGAAGGAAAAAGCGCAGGCGGACCATTTTGCCATGCAATCGCTGGTGCTCGGCTTGATCGGCTCGGTGTTTTTCGGCTTGATCGGCTATTTTATTTCTCCGTTCCTATTGACACTGCTCGGGGCGGACCCGACCGTGGCCAGTCTGGGGACCGGCTACCTGCAGATCATGTTCATCGGAGTGATCGTCATGTTCTTTATGTTCCTTATCGCCGCTATCCTTCAGGGGGCGGGGGACGCCATTACCCCGATGGTGGTCCTGGCGATCTCCGTTCTGCTCAACATCGTTCTCGACCCCCTAATGATCTTTGGCATCGGTTTCCCCAAAATGGGGGTCAATGGCGCCGCCTGGGCGACCGTCATTGCCGAGGGGATCGGCTCGCTGATCGCGCTGGAGGTTTTGCTGCACGGCCGCTCGCGCGTTCAGGTGAAGCTGGCCGACCTTAGGATTGACTGGCCGGTGATGTGGCGCATCTTAAAAATTGGGCTTCCCGCCTCGGTCCAAATGAGCCTGCGCGGCCTGATGGGGATCGCGCTCATCGCTATCGTGGCGAAGTTCGGTATGGCGGCGGTCGCCGCGTACGGAGTAGGCCTGCGGCTCAATATGCTGGCCATGATGCCCGGCTTTGCTCTGGCCAATGCGGCCGGAACCCTGGTCGGCCAAAACCTCGGAGCGAAAAAACCGGAGCGGGCGGTGACCTCGTCCTGGCTGGCGGTCGGTTATTACCTGGTCATATCGATCTTGCTGGGGGTGTTGTTTTTAGTCTTCCCGGAGCGGCTGATGATGGTCTTCAATGAACAGCTTCAGGTCATAAGTATTGGCGCCGAGCTCCTCCGGTATACCGCGGCAGGCTTGCCTTTTGTCGTGGTTGGGCTGGTGCTGGGCAGGTCGCTCAACGGGGCAGGAGACAGTTTGCCGCCTGCCGTCTTTACGCTTATCGCGCTTTGGTTCATCCAGGTGCCGCTGGCTTTTTATCTTTCCGGCACGATGGGGCTCACGGGGATCTGGGTCGCGATACTTATCGCTCAGATCGTGCTGGCGCTGCTTACTTTTGCCTGGTTCCAGGCGGGGTTCTGGAAGGCGGACACCAAGGGGCGGACTGTCACGGCCGTCAAGCTTGAACTTTGA
- a CDS encoding NAD+ synthase, translated as MKLALAQINPTVGDLTANAVKIISLLDEAREEEVDLVIFPELAITGYPPEDLLLKPQFIKDNLQALDLVVKKSRGIAAYVGFVDQKKGRLYNAGAFIVDGKIKTIYHKMNLPNYGVFDEKRYFHKGRQPSVVSYQGLKIGLGICEDIWVETGPHRAEVKKGAKLIININASPYHVGKVAERQKLLSGRAKKSQAYLAYVNMVGGQDELVFDGGSMLFDPRGKLAVSCDQYREEMLIVDLENDRMKTAWMEEELEIYSALVLGTRDYVLKNGFSEVVIGLSGGIDSALTLAIAVDALGKDKVHAVYMPSQYSAEQSRQDAEKVARNLGVELSVIPINDVTAAYLDKLNPNFKGRAADVTEENLQARVRGNYLMALSNKFNWLVLATGNKSEMSTGYCTLYGDMAGGYAVLKDVPKTAVYQLVKWRNRSGEIIPQSVIDRPPTAELKPDQTDQDTLPPYDVLDRIMAAYVEENKSVKEIVRLGLAEETVRQVIRLIDRSEYKRRQAAPGPRITARAFGKDWRLPITNRYHA; from the coding sequence ATGAAACTGGCTCTCGCCCAGATCAATCCGACCGTCGGCGACTTGACGGCTAACGCTGTGAAGATAATTTCCCTCCTGGACGAGGCGCGGGAAGAAGAAGTTGACCTCGTTATTTTCCCGGAGCTGGCCATTACCGGTTATCCCCCCGAAGACCTCCTCCTCAAGCCGCAGTTTATTAAAGACAATCTCCAGGCGCTCGATCTGGTAGTTAAAAAGAGCCGGGGGATCGCCGCTTATGTCGGTTTTGTCGACCAAAAAAAAGGGAGGCTCTACAACGCCGGCGCTTTTATCGTTGATGGGAAGATCAAAACTATCTACCACAAGATGAACCTGCCGAATTATGGCGTTTTTGACGAGAAACGTTATTTTCATAAAGGCCGTCAGCCGTCAGTCGTCAGTTATCAGGGGCTAAAGATCGGCCTTGGTATCTGCGAAGATATCTGGGTGGAGACGGGACCGCACCGGGCGGAGGTTAAAAAGGGAGCGAAACTGATCATCAACATCAACGCCTCCCCGTATCACGTCGGCAAGGTCGCCGAACGGCAAAAATTGTTAAGCGGCCGGGCCAAAAAGAGCCAAGCCTACCTGGCTTACGTCAACATGGTCGGCGGCCAGGACGAACTTGTTTTTGACGGCGGGAGCATGCTTTTTGATCCCCGGGGGAAGCTGGCGGTCAGCTGTGACCAATACCGGGAAGAGATGTTGATCGTCGATCTGGAGAATGACCGGATGAAAACGGCCTGGATGGAGGAAGAGCTCGAAATTTACAGTGCCCTGGTCCTAGGGACTAGGGACTATGTGCTGAAAAATGGTTTTAGTGAGGTAGTGATCGGGTTGTCGGGGGGGATCGATTCGGCCCTGACGCTGGCGATCGCCGTCGATGCCCTGGGGAAAGATAAAGTCCACGCCGTTTATATGCCCTCCCAGTATTCGGCCGAGCAGAGCCGGCAGGATGCCGAGAAAGTCGCCAGAAACCTGGGTGTTGAGTTGAGCGTTATCCCGATCAACGATGTGACCGCGGCCTATCTGGATAAGCTTAACCCGAACTTCAAAGGCCGGGCGGCGGATGTTACCGAAGAGAATCTGCAGGCGCGGGTCCGGGGCAATTATTTAATGGCCCTTTCCAACAAATTTAACTGGCTGGTCCTGGCGACCGGCAACAAGTCGGAAATGTCGACCGGCTACTGCACTCTTTACGGCGACATGGCCGGGGGTTATGCTGTTTTAAAAGATGTGCCGAAGACGGCCGTCTATCAGTTAGTCAAATGGCGCAACCGGAGCGGGGAAATTATCCCGCAAAGCGTCATTGACCGGCCGCCGACGGCGGAATTAAAGCCTGACCAGACCGATCAGGACACGCTCCCCCCTTATGATGTCCTGGACCGGATCATGGCCGCCTATGTCGAAGAGAATAAAAGCGTCAAAGAGATCGTCCGGCTGGGGCTGGCCGAAGAGACGGTCCGGCAGGTCATCAGGCTGATCGACCGGTCGGAATACAAGCGCCGGCAGGCCGCCCCCGGGCCCCGCATTACCGCGCGCGCCTTTGGCAAAGATTGGCGTTTGCCGATTACCAACCGCTACCATGCTTAA
- a CDS encoding S-layer homology domain-containing protein: protein MLKRVGACLLILTGTVLAAPNPDLVIFSPDDRAITYDESAMVRGKASVAGSSALIVQKLPVLPQAGGAFNQEIPLAIGKNLLQIEILDGSGKVLSLATRRVLRLATFADLTKDYWSKEPVERMLTLGLIRGYPDNRFLPNNSITRAELTALIVKLAKNESRRYPPRAFSDVPSSHWAAEPIRSSSELGLMTGFPDGTFRPDNTITRLEGIALIARFDHLSAPLGDGPPYVDLPAGNWASELVQGAKQAGRLSYIKTNYLSPFEQLSRGETARLLAESERGARLVRELLDFDRGY from the coding sequence ATGCTTAAACGGGTGGGGGCCTGCCTGCTCATTTTGACGGGGACGGTCCTGGCCGCGCCAAACCCTGATCTGGTCATTTTCTCCCCCGATGATCGGGCCATCACTTACGATGAGTCGGCAATGGTCCGAGGGAAAGCCTCTGTTGCAGGCTCCTCGGCGCTCATTGTTCAAAAATTACCGGTCCTGCCGCAGGCGGGTGGAGCTTTTAACCAGGAGATTCCGCTGGCTATCGGCAAGAACTTGCTCCAGATAGAAATATTGGATGGGAGTGGTAAGGTCCTCTCTTTGGCCACGCGGCGGGTCCTCCGCCTGGCGACATTCGCTGACCTGACTAAAGACTATTGGTCAAAAGAGCCGGTTGAACGGATGCTGACTCTCGGCTTGATCCGGGGCTATCCTGATAACCGTTTCCTGCCGAATAACTCTATCACCCGCGCCGAGCTGACGGCGCTCATCGTTAAATTGGCTAAAAATGAAAGCAGGAGATACCCTCCCAGGGCGTTTAGCGACGTGCCGTCGTCGCATTGGGCGGCCGAGCCGATCAGGTCAAGCAGTGAGTTGGGGTTGATGACCGGCTTTCCCGACGGGACCTTCCGGCCGGATAACACCATCACGCGCCTCGAGGGGATAGCCTTGATCGCCCGTTTCGATCATCTGTCCGCCCCACTGGGCGATGGTCCACCCTATGTGGACCTGCCGGCGGGCAATTGGGCGAGCGAGCTGGTGCAGGGGGCCAAGCAAGCGGGCCGGCTGTCGTACATCAAAACGAATTATCTTAGTCCTTTTGAACAACTTTCCCGTGGTGAAACGGCCCGCCTGCTGGCCGAGTCCGAGCGGGGCGCCCGCTTGGTCAGGGAACTGCTTGATTTCGATCGCGGCTATTAA
- a CDS encoding ATP-binding protein, with protein sequence MIVIKRAVLDHLVTELNSPESSILLGPRQVGKTFLLKELKKIAEKQNLKTTYYNLEIPHDLMQFNKPDSEIFDLILAGGDVVFIDEFHYLKNASKILKAVFDSGQKIKIFVSGSSSIEIHKHLKESLSGRRFVSIIAPLSFEEFKQKPSNHDPAQSLEEYLLYGGMPGLINIAEPDQKIKMLNDILEAYIQKDIKSLVKEENIRAFNNLLYLLAQYQGSLISENNLSKEIGLTAAAVNRYLSILEKTYICHRVHSYSRNLANELKKSQKIYLFDLGIRAALLKDFSAVDSRPDQGALHETFVLLQVLSILRPNMEIKFWRNRAGLEIDFVLLRDRKPFLIEAKTTLGGLEVPRAFKVFIDNYPNTLGGLIVSRNIEGEVEYSGKKILFRKYENILSGLLLVGTGRPLGQGTA encoded by the coding sequence ATGATTGTAATTAAGCGAGCTGTGCTTGACCATTTGGTAACAGAATTAAATTCTCCGGAATCTTCAATATTGTTAGGCCCGAGACAGGTAGGCAAGACCTTCTTATTGAAGGAATTAAAAAAAATAGCGGAAAAACAGAATTTAAAAACAACATATTATAATCTTGAGATTCCCCATGACTTAATGCAGTTTAATAAACCCGATTCGGAAATATTTGACCTGATCCTGGCTGGTGGGGACGTGGTTTTTATTGATGAGTTCCATTATTTGAAAAACGCTTCCAAGATATTAAAAGCGGTCTTTGACAGCGGCCAAAAGATCAAAATATTTGTTTCCGGGTCGTCCTCCATTGAAATACACAAACATTTAAAGGAAAGCTTATCTGGAAGGCGTTTTGTGTCAATAATAGCTCCGCTTTCTTTTGAGGAGTTCAAGCAAAAACCATCTAATCATGACCCGGCACAAAGTTTGGAAGAGTATTTGCTCTACGGAGGAATGCCCGGTTTGATCAATATTGCCGAACCAGACCAGAAAATAAAGATGTTGAATGATATCCTTGAGGCATATATTCAAAAAGACATTAAATCGCTGGTTAAAGAAGAAAATATCAGGGCGTTCAATAATCTTTTGTATTTGTTGGCGCAATACCAGGGTTCGCTTATTTCAGAAAACAACCTGTCCAAGGAGATTGGGCTTACCGCGGCTGCGGTGAACAGGTATCTCTCCATTTTGGAGAAAACCTATATCTGCCACCGCGTCCATTCTTATTCGCGTAATCTTGCTAACGAGCTGAAAAAATCGCAAAAGATCTACCTGTTTGATCTTGGCATAAGGGCGGCATTGTTAAAAGACTTTTCTGCTGTTGATTCAAGGCCTGACCAAGGGGCGTTACATGAAACATTTGTTCTGCTGCAAGTTCTTAGTATTCTAAGGCCGAATATGGAAATTAAATTCTGGAGAAACAGGGCTGGCCTGGAGATCGATTTTGTTTTGCTCCGGGACAGAAAACCTTTCTTGATCGAAGCAAAGACAACCCTAGGCGGGCTGGAGGTTCCCAGGGCTTTCAAGGTGTTTATTGATAACTATCCGAATACTTTGGGCGGTTTGATCGTTTCCAGAAATATTGAAGGAGAGGTTGAGTATTCCGGGAAAAAGATCTTGTTCAGGAAATATGAAAATATATTATCCGGCCTATTGCTGGTTGGAACGGGACGCCCGCTTGGTCAGGGAACTGCTTGA
- a CDS encoding sigma 54-interacting transcriptional regulator gives MTPTRDVTVKVLVDISSALASSLDIEKTLNAILKILTDQLEMQRGTITLVDPATNELHIEVAQGLSPAEKERGRYQIGEGITGQVVASGQPMIVRDIKAEPLFLNRTQARRELKERNFAFLCVPVKAGNKVIGALSVDHLFRGDISYEEDIRLLTIIASMVGQAVMIRQLAEKDKQTVVFENLKLKRELRGKYKFGNIIYSSKVMESALEAALQVADSQATVLLFGESGTGKELFASAIHYASPRIDKPFIKVACAALPENLLESELFGYEKGAFTGALERKMGRFELANGGTLFLDEIGDLTPATQVKLLRVLQEREFERLGGTQTVKTNVRVICATHRNLAEMAKSGKFREDLYYRINVFPVNLPPLRDRKEDIPLLVDHFLHKFNKENNKKVRGINRSALDMLLAYGWPGNVREVQNVVERAVVICQKELITAQELPQNIRSGDAVDVPSAGASLPEIVESIEKQRISDALAKHKSQRKAAKALGITERMLGYKIGKYKIT, from the coding sequence ATGACTCCGACCCGAGATGTAACCGTCAAAGTCCTGGTCGATATCAGCAGCGCGCTGGCCTCTTCGCTCGACATCGAGAAGACCCTCAACGCTATCCTCAAGATCCTGACCGACCAGTTGGAGATGCAGCGCGGCACGATCACCCTGGTCGACCCGGCGACCAATGAACTGCATATCGAGGTCGCTCAGGGGCTGTCGCCGGCGGAAAAGGAGCGGGGCCGCTACCAGATCGGCGAGGGGATAACCGGACAGGTCGTGGCCAGTGGCCAGCCGATGATCGTTCGGGATATCAAGGCGGAGCCTCTTTTTCTCAATCGGACGCAGGCCCGCCGCGAACTGAAAGAGCGGAACTTTGCTTTTCTCTGTGTTCCGGTCAAGGCCGGCAACAAGGTCATTGGCGCCCTCTCGGTCGACCATCTTTTCCGTGGTGATATTTCCTATGAGGAGGATATCCGGCTGCTGACGATCATTGCCTCGATGGTTGGCCAGGCGGTCATGATCCGCCAGCTGGCGGAAAAAGACAAACAAACGGTCGTCTTCGAAAATCTTAAGCTAAAACGCGAACTGCGGGGAAAATACAAGTTCGGCAACATCATTTACAGCTCCAAAGTGATGGAGTCGGCGCTTGAAGCAGCACTGCAAGTTGCCGACAGCCAAGCGACGGTCCTCCTCTTCGGGGAATCGGGGACCGGCAAGGAACTCTTCGCTTCGGCCATCCATTACGCCAGCCCGCGGATCGACAAGCCGTTCATCAAGGTCGCCTGCGCCGCTTTGCCGGAGAATCTCCTCGAGTCCGAGCTCTTCGGCTACGAAAAAGGGGCCTTTACTGGCGCGCTGGAGCGGAAAATGGGACGGTTCGAGCTGGCTAACGGCGGGACCCTCTTTCTCGATGAGATCGGGGACCTGACCCCGGCTACTCAAGTTAAATTGCTGCGAGTCCTGCAAGAGCGGGAATTTGAGCGGCTCGGCGGTACGCAGACGGTCAAAACCAATGTCCGGGTGATCTGCGCGACCCACCGCAACCTGGCGGAAATGGCCAAGTCCGGTAAATTTCGCGAAGACCTTTATTACCGGATCAACGTTTTCCCGGTCAACCTGCCGCCGCTCCGCGACCGGAAAGAAGATATCCCCCTCCTGGTCGACCATTTCCTCCACAAATTCAACAAAGAGAACAATAAGAAGGTCCGGGGGATCAACCGGTCTGCCCTCGACATGCTCCTGGCCTACGGCTGGCCGGGGAACGTGCGCGAGGTCCAGAACGTGGTCGAGCGGGCGGTCGTCATCTGCCAGAAAGAATTGATCACCGCCCAGGAACTTCCCCAGAATATCCGGAGCGGTGACGCGGTAGACGTCCCTTCGGCCGGCGCCAGCCTCCCCGAGATCGTCGAGTCGATCGAAAAGCAGCGGATCAGCGATGCTCTGGCCAAGCACAAATCACAGCGCAAGGCGGCCAAAGCGCTCGGTATCACCGAGCGGATGCTCGGTTATAAGATCGGCAAGTACAAGATTACGTAG
- a CDS encoding ammonium transporter, whose protein sequence is MINSGDTAWVLVSAALVILMTPAVGFFYGGMVRKKSILSTIMMCFAALFLISVQWVLIGYTLSFGPTHGGLIGSFKWFGLLGVGQAPNPDYAATIPALAFMFFQAAFAIVTPSLIVGAFVERIKFGAFLIFTALWSTLVYNPVAHWVWGVGGWLRVLGALDFAGGTVVHITAGFAALAIALVIGKRIGYGKDNMEPSNIPLVVIGAVLLWFGWFGFNGGSALAANGLAASAIVVTNTAAAAAALVWMILSWLHRRPSVLGVATGAVVGLVAITPASGYVDPLAALAIGGIAAIISYYMIVLRMKLRIDESLDVFACHGMGGLWGSIATGIFASKAINSAGADGLLFGNPAQLWVQIVTVAVTASFSFVVTYVLATLIDLFIGLRVSENEELVGLDISQHAESV, encoded by the coding sequence ATGATCAACAGTGGTGATACAGCCTGGGTCCTGGTCTCAGCCGCTCTGGTGATCCTGATGACGCCGGCGGTCGGGTTCTTTTACGGAGGGATGGTGCGTAAAAAAAGCATCCTCTCCACGATCATGATGTGTTTCGCGGCCCTTTTTCTGATCAGTGTCCAGTGGGTCCTGATCGGCTATACCCTCTCCTTCGGGCCGACCCACGGCGGCCTGATCGGCAGCTTCAAATGGTTCGGCCTGCTCGGAGTGGGCCAAGCGCCTAACCCGGATTACGCCGCCACTATCCCGGCGCTCGCTTTCATGTTTTTCCAGGCGGCTTTTGCCATTGTCACTCCCTCACTGATCGTTGGCGCTTTTGTCGAGCGGATCAAATTTGGCGCTTTCCTGATCTTTACCGCTCTTTGGTCAACGCTGGTCTATAACCCGGTCGCCCATTGGGTTTGGGGGGTTGGCGGCTGGCTCCGGGTATTAGGCGCGCTCGATTTTGCCGGCGGAACGGTGGTCCACATTACGGCCGGCTTTGCCGCCTTAGCCATTGCTCTGGTCATCGGGAAGCGGATCGGCTACGGCAAGGACAATATGGAGCCGAGCAACATCCCGTTGGTCGTCATCGGCGCCGTCCTATTATGGTTCGGCTGGTTCGGGTTCAATGGCGGCTCCGCTCTGGCGGCGAACGGTTTGGCGGCCTCCGCGATCGTAGTGACCAACACGGCGGCGGCGGCAGCGGCCCTGGTCTGGATGATCTTAAGCTGGCTTCATCGGCGGCCGAGCGTTCTTGGCGTCGCCACCGGAGCGGTTGTCGGTTTAGTCGCGATCACGCCTGCGTCCGGGTATGTTGATCCGTTAGCGGCCCTGGCCATTGGCGGTATTGCTGCAATCATCTCTTATTATATGATCGTCCTCCGGATGAAATTACGGATCGACGAATCGCTTGACGTCTTTGCCTGCCACGGGATGGGTGGGCTGTGGGGATCTATCGCCACCGGGATCTTTGCCAGTAAAGCGATCAATTCGGCGGGAGCTGATGGTCTGCTTTTTGGAAACCCCGCCCAGCTCTGGGTCCAGATCGTGACGGTCGCGGTCACGGCTAGTTTCTCATTTGTTGTTACGTATGTCCTGGCCACGTTGATCGACCTTTTCATCGGCCTACGGGTCAGCGAGAACGAGGAACTGGTCGGGCTCGATATTTCCCAGCACGCGGAAAGCGTATAA
- a CDS encoding P-II family nitrogen regulator, with amino-acid sequence MKKIEAIIRSEKLDDLREALDAKGLSAMTVTEVKGRGAQKGITLEWRVGEYRVEFIPKIKVELVVNAKMVDQVIETILSVCSTGKVGDGKIFISPVEEVIRIRTKEKGHGAI; translated from the coding sequence ATGAAGAAAATAGAAGCGATAATCCGGTCGGAGAAACTGGACGACTTGCGGGAAGCGCTGGATGCCAAGGGACTCTCGGCCATGACCGTGACCGAGGTCAAGGGGCGGGGGGCCCAGAAGGGGATCACCCTCGAGTGGCGGGTTGGTGAGTACCGGGTCGAGTTTATCCCCAAGATCAAGGTAGAACTGGTTGTTAACGCTAAAATGGTCGATCAGGTGATTGAAACGATCTTGTCAGTTTGTTCGACCGGCAAGGTCGGCGACGGCAAGATCTTTATCTCGCCGGTCGAGGAAGTGATCCGGATCCGGACCAAAGAAAAGGGACACGGCGCCATCTAA
- a CDS encoding ammonium transporter gives MINAGDTAWVLISTALVILMTPAVGFFYGGMVRKKNILSTVMMCFAVLIVLSLQWFLVGFTLSFAPSVRGMIGNFDWLGLIGVGALPNAAYAATIPFLAFMVFQGAFAIIAPALIVGAFVERIRFSTFLFFSLIWATIVYDPVAHWVWSTGGWLRAFGALDFAGGLVVHITAGFSALAIALVIGKRVGYGKDNMEPSNIPFVLLGAVLLWFGWFGFNGGSALAANGLATSAFVVTNASAAAAAAVWMILSWMQRRPSVLGVATGAIVGLAAITPAAGYVSPLFAMLIGAVASLIAYYMIVLRMKLRIDESLDVFACHGMGSFWGVIAVGLFADKNINAAGANGLFFGSQHQFWIQLFSACFVAFFSFTVTYIIAKVIDGLVGLRVKEHEELVGLDISQHAETV, from the coding sequence ATGATAAACGCTGGTGATACGGCCTGGGTTTTGATCTCAACCGCTTTAGTTATCCTGATGACCCCTGCCGTTGGTTTCTTTTATGGCGGTATGGTCAGGAAAAAGAATATTTTGTCTACGGTTATGATGTGTTTCGCGGTCCTGATCGTTTTAAGTTTGCAATGGTTCCTGGTCGGCTTTACCCTCTCTTTTGCCCCTTCGGTCCGGGGAATGATTGGTAACTTTGATTGGCTTGGTCTGATTGGTGTTGGCGCATTGCCAAACGCCGCCTATGCGGCGACGATCCCTTTTCTCGCTTTCATGGTCTTTCAAGGGGCGTTCGCGATCATTGCCCCGGCCCTGATCGTTGGCGCTTTCGTAGAAAGGATCAGATTCTCAACTTTCCTTTTCTTTTCCCTGATCTGGGCGACTATCGTTTACGATCCGGTCGCTCATTGGGTCTGGTCGACCGGTGGCTGGTTAAGAGCCTTTGGGGCGCTCGATTTTGCCGGGGGACTTGTTGTCCACATCACGGCCGGTTTTTCCGCCCTGGCGATCGCCCTGGTCATCGGCAAACGGGTCGGTTATGGTAAAGACAATATGGAACCGAGCAATATCCCCTTTGTCCTGCTGGGGGCGGTCTTGCTTTGGTTCGGTTGGTTCGGTTTTAACGGCGGGTCGGCGCTGGCGGCCAATGGCCTGGCGACTTCGGCCTTTGTCGTGACCAATGCTTCGGCGGCGGCTGCCGCGGCGGTCTGGATGATCTTGAGCTGGATGCAGCGGCGGCCGAGCGTCCTGGGGGTAGCGACGGGAGCGATCGTCGGTCTGGCGGCTATTACACCAGCTGCCGGGTATGTTTCTCCGCTTTTCGCGATGCTGATCGGCGCAGTCGCTTCGCTCATCGCCTACTATATGATCGTCCTCCGGATGAAACTCCGGATCGACGAGTCGCTCGATGTTTTTGCCTGCCACGGCATGGGGAGTTTTTGGGGGGTGATCGCGGTCGGTCTATTTGCGGATAAAAACATTAACGCGGCCGGAGCGAACGGCCTCTTCTTTGGCAGCCAGCATCAGTTCTGGATCCAGCTTTTCTCTGCCTGCTTCGTCGCCTTCTTTTCCTTCACGGTGACTTATATCATTGCCAAAGTGATCGATGGATTGGTCGGACTGCGGGTCAAGGAGCACGAGGAGCTGGTCGGGCTCGATATTTCCCAGCACGCGGAAACGGTTTAA